The following is a genomic window from Oryzias latipes chromosome 12, ASM223467v1.
AGTGAAAGGCGTCGCTGGAGGAAGGATGTGGAGGCAGACCCAGAAAAAGCAGCAGTTTCACCCACGTGCTGTGAAGGAGAACCTCTGGGCTGTAAATGgagaaatgttttaagaaacCAGAACAGAGAAAGCAGCTTCTTGAATGTGTTTCTGCAATTTATGTTTGTTCTTTCAGTGCGATCATTACAGAAGGGGGATAATATCCGGCTCGTCTTGCAAGGCGTTGTGTGATCAGAGGAGTCTGACTTTGCACCGATGCATGTCCACATCCTCCACACATCAGGTGAAATGAGCATTTAGAATGCAAAGAAGATGGCTCAAAGATTTCCTTATTGTTTGTCATGAGTTTTTGCATGTGTTGTCTTTAAATGGACCAAAGAAAGattcaaaaaaatcttaaaaatagaAATCCCCAAAAGGGCAAACtctataaattaataaataaacgtGTCAAAACAACCACACAAGGGAAATAATccgataatttaaaaaatcagagaattagaaaaaaaaaatcaacataaaccaaataaaatcaaacagtggcccaaaagaaacaaaacatgagaaaattgttttattgaagttttgactcaaaatgatAAATATATCCAAGGCAAAGAAATAAGGACACAAAATAAAGGAAGACCTAACTCTaaaaccaggggtctgcaactaAGTCTAACTacaccctttagaaaaataagacactgatTTGCATTTACAGTATGTTACGGCTATTATTATGATAAATATGAACAAACTattagtttttttaacttttgacagagctcaaaactttcttttcaaaataaaagacatcctgTACCACATAGGATCCTGTCAATGCAGCAGATATAGTAATTGGTGTGATGTCAGCAGTGatttataacaataataacaacgaaactataagctttttttttaaattgtttttaatgctcagtcagaaatgtgtaaatctagtaaactaaattaaaatcagatttattgtttggaccctaaggcacacttaaaatcaTTGTATTTTGTTCAATAATACACAATCTCTCTTATAATCCACCTTAAGTATGAATGCTTACTGACctcaaatcaatttttttgtgGCACATGTTGctaaaaaatcaatcaaaatgttCATCTTTGGGACACTGTGGGTCCCGGATCGACTCGGACTGCCAGAtcttctcggggtccttcgaccagtAATGACGTCACCCTATGGTAACACCAGTTGGACAAACTACTTAGCGATTTTACGTTTCCTTCTGTAAAGTTTTTCTCACTCATAACTAATAatgccatttttaattttaaggtgTCTGACATAATTGTTATGTCTGacataaatatttgttaaaCCAAATGCAAACTGTATTTTAATACATAAACAGAACAAATATGTTCTGTTTATGCATTAAAGGGAGAACCAGTGGCAATATAAACTTATTTTTCCAATTTGAGCAATTGTATGActgtataaaaacaatatttatttatggtgTGCAGCGTGGTTTAATTCTCCCAAATgtcagttgccttttttttcatctcagtAAAAAGCATAGTCATATTGATAACTATAATCAAAAGGAGCAGCCTACAGTCCTAAGCATTAATCGAATTCCACACTATGGAGTTACAGAAACTTCATCGGatttaacagttatgattgAAAAGTTGATATTTCCCGTTTAAAACTTGttgaaagcattaaaaaaactaattacaaaataataaataatagtgtgatgtcatcgttGGTCGAAGGAACCCGAGACGATCTGGCAGCCCGAGtcgatccggtacccacaccggcaccgcttgatggattgttggagcattgtgggtactgtagtcaggagcctggtGCCTTCAAGTGTTTGTGGGTTAAATAAAGTTGAACTTatctgattgttttgttttcccgtTTAGACAGAATGCCTTtcttcttaaatttttttttttatcaatcaaaGAGCAACAAAAGAGAGGTCAGAGAGCCACGTGTGGCaccggagcctcaggttgcagaccgcTGCCTTAACCCAAAGAGCCACTATCGACCTATTTGCTTCATCTTGTGGGCTGTAGGTGAACATcaggctttttttaatttttttttttaataggtgTACATCGGGCTGTGGAAGGAGAGGCCTGTGGTCGTCAAGTGTGGGGTTGAGGATCCAGCGGGCGCAGACGGAGCTCCAGACTCTGTTCTGCGGCAGGAAATGAGTTTGTTCGACAAACCAACTCGTGGAACCTCCATGGATGAGTTTAAAGACATGCTTCACAGTTtcctcaaggttttttttttttttttttttttaggaaatggtTTCAAAATTGTAGCCAAGATGAAAATTAGACTTTGTTTGGTCCAAGCTAAACTGAACCAACCTTCTTTTTGCAGGTGAACCTCGGAGAACAGCTAACTTTGACCCCTTTGGTGGACAGGGTCATTGCTCTGGCTGATGTCAACCAGGACAGTAAAGTGTCTCTGGCAGAGGCCAAGTCCATCTGGGCACTTCTCCACATCAACGAGTTCCTCCTGATGGTGGCGCTGCAAGAGAAGGAGCACACCCCCAAGCTGCTGGGCTTCTGCGGAGACCTGTATGTGACAGAACTGGTGGGGCACAGCTCCCTCTACAGGCTGGAGGTGCCTCACTACCTGAAGGCCGTGGTGCCAGAAGCCTTGAGCTCCAGCCTGAACCACTGGCTGGCTCCCGCCTGGCCCCGCCGGGCCCGCATCACCATCGGCCTGCTGGAGTTTGTGGAGGAGGTTTTCCACGGCTCCTACGGGAGTTTCCTGATATGCGACGCCAGCCCTCACCACGTGGGCTACAACGCCAAGTATGACTGTAAGATGGCAAACCTGCGCAGCGTGGCGTCAGAGGCGGTGGTGCGCGCCTTTTTGAAGGGACGGCGGTGCGAGACCAACGCCGACTGCACCTACGGCCGCGACTGCACGGCCACGTGCGATCGACTGGTGAAGCAGTGCAACACAGAGGTGGTGCAGCCTAACCTGGCCAAAGTGTGCATGCTGCTGCAGGATTACCTCCTCTTCGGAGCGCCTTCAGACCTGCACGGGGACCTGGAAAAGCAGCTGCGCACCTGTGTGACGCTCAGCGGGTTGGCCAGCCAGATGGAAGTCCACCATTCCTTAGTCCTTAACAACCTGAAGACGCTACTGTGGAAGAAGATTTCCAACATGCAAGACTCCTGAAACCACGCAGGGGAGCAAACCTGCGCCCGTGAGGACAGTTTAGCTGTTTTTTACAGATTCCGTGTTGCCAAAATGTGAACTTTGAAACAATGTGagagaaactgacaaaaaaaagggggtgaAAAAATCCCACAAACCCCCCATCATGCTTTAATTTTCATCCAACTTCTTTCAGGTGAAGCATCATCTATTTGCACACTTTCCTCAGGACACTGCCTGACACTTTTGTTGAagttagttttttaaattaaagcaacCAGCAAATGgtatttccttttgtttcttcTAATACCCGATAAATGTGACTGGGGGAGAGTGCACAACTGTAAAAAAGATCTGAATTCTTGTTGGGTTTTTAGTAGATCAAGactcaaacaataataataaaaaaaaaacagtaaatcaaTTGTCTCTGTTATTTTTCAGTTGGACATgaaaatttcaaattttttattgttctgacaaacaaaaaataagtcaaatagAGCACAGTTGAGATATGGAGAAGCTGTCGGAAGCCTAGCAACGTTGAAATTCCActcaatcctcttttgatctattgtcaagtCTCAGtgttttatgctgttttagccataatcaaaaatgcgttgttttctaggacatacacTTTATTACCAAAATAaccaattttaagcttagttttcttaatttatgtctgccatcatcagaaaaatgcctcaaaaatatgttaaaaacatcaaaaacagttttatgggTCTCAAGCTACAGTCAGTCACATCGGGCATGTGACACATGTTCATAAAGGCACAAattttagcccatggtgttcacactggaccagcAGCGAGGGGCTTTGTCTTTTTCTATTGTTCACTAGTGCATTTCTGCAACCTGCTGTTGGACGTCGCCTCGGTTTGAACGCCACAAAGTTCATATACGATCAAGTTTTTGTGGCGACTGCTTCAGAAAAGCCCTCAGCAAGCTTAATAGAACCAACATCTTGAGGGTTTTAATTTAGCTGTCCTTGTGTGAATGGGTCAAATTTGACCCATGGTTCAACTCAGCCTGAAAATACTTAAAAACACTGCATGTCATACCATCCCCCCAATTCATTGTTAAATTAGTATGTATTCACATAGTATGTATTCACATATATAGattcaaaaagtgttttttaaaaataatatatttttacttttttgatttACTTGCTTTTATATTCCCAATTATTAAATTACAGCccaggaggattttttttcttccactttttgGAAATTCctttccccaaaaaaaaaggctgcgaCATCTCTTTGTTGCCTTCACTGTCGTCGGAAACACCATCCTCATCGGGGGCCAACAACTTGAAagggaaaaactaaaacatgatttttatatCTACATTAAACATGTAACCAACActtgtatttaaagaaaaaaacatgtctaaGTACTAAAAAAAGCTAGATCAAAATGCCGAGTTTCAAAAGCACAACCTGTGAGTTATAGTTTTCATGCCGcagttactttttatttatttatgtatttatttatttatttatttatttatttatttatttattgatcatttGCAAGGAAACAAATCTGTATAAACGTGGAAAGGAGTATTTTAAGCCACAGTGGATCTAGCCCGTGTGTAACACAGATTTACTACAGCCTTTAACGCACCATCAGCTGTTGGTGAAGCGGACCGGATGGAGGCCGGTCGGTGGGCTGGTCTGCCTTCTGTTGCCTGACAACACGGGACCGTTAACATGCGCACCGCAGGGCGGAGACCTGTGGCTGCCGTCGCCGCCGCCGGCACACCGAACGCTGCTAGTAGAAGAAACACCGGTTCGGAAAGTTCTGAGCGCCGTTCATTGCCGCCGCGGACTCCGTTCAGGTGTTAGCTAAATGAAGCGGCTAACGTCAAGGTTAGCTAGCAGCGTTAGAGTCCCGCCCGCTTCGGTTCGGACAGTTTGTGTGAGAATTAGGaagttttttatgaaaataatgtATCCAGGAGCATTCATTGCTAACATCACTTCTATATCTTTAGCTGTCAAACGGTGAAGTTAAGTATGTTTGCTTCTCAGTTGAAAATGGCTTTTTAATGAAACCATTCAAACTGGCAGCGTTCTGATTCCCCTTTTGGCCTCCCTCATTACAGTCTGTTTATTCTCTGTGGGACAACTGTGCCCTGCCCAGCAAAGCATTGCACTTTTGCATAATGAGCGATTATGGGCATGTCAGGGCTGAGCAAACCAAATCACAGGGTGAGGATGCAGAGAAAGAGGCTGCGGACTCCGAGGAGCAGGTGGCCTCCCTGCCCGCCTCCCCAGACCCCTCCAGCATCACTGCCACCACTGGGACAGATGCGTCCTCTGTCCTCTGTAAACAAAGGAGCAGAGGTCACAGGGAGCCGGCTTGCTGTGTCAAAGCAGCCCCGGACTGGCCCCTGCGAGGGCCCGCGGCTTTCGCTCCTGCTGTGATAAACTTGAACAATCCAGGATTTGAGCGGGCTTTTCGCGTCAAGGGGTCTGGAAGCCTTCTTCATGGCACATCCGAGACAAACGGGAACTACTTGATCAACCGTGGCCCACAAGAACAGTCCCAAAAGAGGAGGCCTGTGACAGTAGACTCGTCCAAAGCCAAAACGTCCCTGGAGGCGCTGAAGATGAGCATCAAGCAGCTCAAATGGAAAGaggtgtgtttattttatttttttcttaagttctTTCTGCTTTATTCCCCCCCAAAAATTCACAGGGACAAGCGTGGAGAACTCATCCAAGCTTGGATGGTGAAGCGATCCAAATATAACCTCTGACATCAGCTCCCAGTTGCATGAGAGTTTGGGATTACAGGAAGCTTAGTTAGTTGTCACGGGTGTCACAGGATGAAAACCTCTGTCTCCCACACTCACCGTTGCCGTGTGTGGACTTCCTGCAGCGGATATCTGAATCCAGGCCagtggatttatctgcactgaTCTGCTTTATAATGGCCATTTTAGCCACTTAGTTCTGGAGCCTAATGTTGAGAGCTCTTGCCTTTATCATGTGAGCAGAGCTGCAAAGAACAATAGGTTAGTCAATCACCATCTAtagatatcttttttttaaggttagccataattatttcaaaagcttttgtttctgctttcatAGAAGGACACCAGTTAAAGCAGGGGACTCCAACTtctggattctctccaccacatctgACTCATTCTAGACGCTTGTCAAGTCGCCCAATCACGTGTCAAAAATCCGTCCGTTACTTTCTTACAGCGGCTGCTCTGATtgctaaactgaaaaaaaaaaaaaaaaaaacgtatttgga
Proteins encoded in this region:
- the fam69b gene encoding protein FAM69B: MPRAVRRLLHLMLFCPLHKGLQGRLPAIKVKYLLLAWLGVLIFSWIVYMQYASYAELCRGHVCHMVICDHYRRGIISGSSCKALCDQRSLTLHRCMSTSSTHQVYIGLWKERPVVVKCGVEDPAGADGAPDSVLRQEMSLFDKPTRGTSMDEFKDMLHSFLKVNLGEQLTLTPLVDRVIALADVNQDSKVSLAEAKSIWALLHINEFLLMVALQEKEHTPKLLGFCGDLYVTELVGHSSLYRLEVPHYLKAVVPEALSSSLNHWLAPAWPRRARITIGLLEFVEEVFHGSYGSFLICDASPHHVGYNAKYDCKMANLRSVASEAVVRAFLKGRRCETNADCTYGRDCTATCDRLVKQCNTEVVQPNLAKVCMLLQDYLLFGAPSDLHGDLEKQLRTCVTLSGLASQMEVHHSLVLNNLKTLLWKKISNMQDS